In Papio anubis isolate 15944 chromosome 20, Panubis1.0, whole genome shotgun sequence, a single window of DNA contains:
- the SPC24 gene encoding kinetochore protein Spc24 isoform X2, with product MEKEVAQNLLNAKEQVHQGGVELQQLETGLQEAGEEDAHLKASLLQLTRELEELKEIEADLERQEKEVDEDTTVTIPSAVYVAQLYHQISKIEWDYECEPGMIKGIHHGPSVAQPIHLDSTQLSRKFISDYLWSLVDTEW from the exons ATGGAAAAGGAAGTGGCCCAGAACCTTCTCAACGCAAAAGAGCAGGTGCACCAGGGAGGCGTGGAGCTGCAGCAGCTGGAAACCGGgcttcaggaggctggggaggaggatgCCCATCTGAAGGCCAGCCTCCT TCAGCTCACCAGAGAGCTGGAAGAGCTCAAGGAGATCGAGGCAGATCTGGAGCGACAGGAGAAGGAGGTCGACGAGGACACGACAGTCACAATCCCCTCGGCCGT GTACGTGGCTCAACTTTACCACCAAATTAGTAAAATTGAGTGGGATTATGAGTGTGAACCAGGGATGATCAAAGGCA TCCATCATGGCCCCAGTGTGGCCCAGCCCATCCACCTGGACAGCACCCAGCTCTCCAGGAAATTCATCAGCGACTATCTCTGGAGCCTGGTGGACACCGAGTGGTAG
- the SPC24 gene encoding kinetochore protein Spc24 isoform X1, protein MAAFRDIEEVSQGLLSLLGANRAEAQQRRLLGRHEQVVERLLETQDGAEQQLREILTMEKEVAQNLLNAKEQVHQGGVELQQLETGLQEAGEEDAHLKASLLQLTRELEELKEIEADLERQEKEVDEDTTVTIPSAVYVAQLYHQISKIEWDYECEPGMIKGIHHGPSVAQPIHLDSTQLSRKFISDYLWSLVDTEW, encoded by the exons ATGGCCGCCTTCCGCGACATAGAGGAGGTGAGCCAGGGGTTGCTCAGCCTGCTGGGCGCCAACCGCGCCGAGGCGCAGCAGAGACGGCTGCTGGGGCGCCACGAGCAGGTGGTGGAGCGGCTGCTGGAGACACAAGACGGTGCCGAGCAGCAGCTGCGAG AGATCCTCACCATGGAAAAGGAAGTGGCCCAGAACCTTCTCAACGCAAAAGAGCAGGTGCACCAGGGAGGCGTGGAGCTGCAGCAGCTGGAAACCGGgcttcaggaggctggggaggaggatgCCCATCTGAAGGCCAGCCTCCT TCAGCTCACCAGAGAGCTGGAAGAGCTCAAGGAGATCGAGGCAGATCTGGAGCGACAGGAGAAGGAGGTCGACGAGGACACGACAGTCACAATCCCCTCGGCCGT GTACGTGGCTCAACTTTACCACCAAATTAGTAAAATTGAGTGGGATTATGAGTGTGAACCAGGGATGATCAAAGGCA TCCATCATGGCCCCAGTGTGGCCCAGCCCATCCACCTGGACAGCACCCAGCTCTCCAGGAAATTCATCAGCGACTATCTCTGGAGCCTGGTGGACACCGAGTGGTAG